A window from Vulcanimicrobium alpinum encodes these proteins:
- a CDS encoding DEAD/DEAH box helicase, with protein MPHLRPYQVEAQQAILEHRARGVRTQLVSLATGLGKSVVIATLPKLLSLRPGDVTVVVAHRDELIEQLVDKFRVENPDALIGVEKAERRASDECNIVVATVQTLAEKRLEEFVARFKRRIALFVIDEAHHAAAPSYRAIVDAVLAQRPEAMILGFTATPNRGDGVRLVDVFEKIVYTMDARKAIDAGYLVPVKSYAVATSTNLDDIASRGGDFVIGQLAAAVNTVDRNKRIVAAYKQHTPGLKTLVFTASVEHARDVAQEFVEYGIRAEWASGETPREERERIVREFRGDGIDVLVNCGLYLEGFDVPSVQVILNARPTKSTTLYTQITGRALRPVDEIAHALSHTGSALERRELIEKSPKPAAIVIDLVDQAHRHQLVTVPSLYGLPPHIDAQGRMTAQVADKFEELLRRDPKRAAKVRSAEEIETALVEIDAFAAPREIKPTWQAIDPVDHWRLELPPTRVAYDRRGRAIPGFATKWDQWVAEARRIAPHEDAERFASRMLSVDPKTVRWERRRIDVKRDGEKYVTLYSTEDLPERVIEVSSSLPGALGSAYQRVDEMLSGYTAIPVNGNGAARPAPNGTANGTKPKPSANGGGRRRRGRRARVPRTSP; from the coding sequence GTCGGTTGTCATCGCGACCCTACCGAAGCTGCTCTCGCTGCGGCCGGGCGACGTCACCGTCGTCGTCGCGCACCGCGACGAACTGATCGAGCAGCTCGTCGACAAGTTCCGCGTCGAGAACCCTGACGCGCTGATCGGCGTGGAGAAGGCCGAGCGCCGCGCCTCCGACGAGTGCAACATCGTCGTCGCCACCGTGCAGACGCTGGCCGAGAAACGGCTCGAAGAGTTCGTCGCCCGGTTCAAGCGACGGATCGCGCTCTTCGTCATCGACGAAGCGCATCATGCTGCGGCGCCGTCCTATCGGGCGATCGTCGACGCCGTCCTCGCGCAGCGTCCCGAGGCGATGATCCTCGGCTTCACCGCGACGCCGAATCGCGGCGACGGCGTCCGCCTCGTCGACGTCTTCGAGAAGATCGTCTACACCATGGACGCGCGCAAGGCGATCGACGCGGGGTACCTCGTCCCGGTCAAGTCGTACGCGGTCGCGACCTCGACCAACCTCGACGACATCGCCTCGCGCGGCGGCGATTTCGTGATCGGCCAACTGGCCGCGGCGGTCAACACGGTCGATCGCAACAAGCGCATCGTCGCCGCCTACAAACAGCACACGCCCGGCCTCAAGACGCTGGTCTTCACCGCATCGGTCGAACACGCGCGCGACGTCGCCCAAGAATTCGTCGAGTACGGGATACGCGCCGAATGGGCGTCCGGCGAGACGCCGCGCGAGGAGCGCGAGCGGATCGTGCGCGAATTCCGCGGCGACGGGATCGACGTGCTCGTCAACTGCGGACTCTATCTCGAAGGGTTCGACGTCCCGTCGGTCCAGGTGATCCTGAACGCGCGCCCCACCAAGTCGACGACGCTCTACACGCAGATCACCGGCCGCGCGCTGCGCCCGGTTGACGAGATCGCCCACGCGCTCTCACACACCGGGAGCGCGCTCGAGCGCCGCGAGCTGATCGAGAAGTCGCCCAAACCGGCGGCGATCGTGATCGACCTGGTCGACCAGGCACACCGCCATCAGCTCGTCACGGTACCGTCGCTGTACGGACTTCCGCCGCACATCGACGCGCAGGGCCGCATGACCGCGCAGGTCGCGGACAAGTTCGAGGAGCTGCTGCGCCGCGATCCCAAGCGCGCGGCCAAAGTGCGCAGCGCCGAAGAGATCGAGACGGCCCTGGTCGAGATCGATGCGTTCGCGGCCCCGCGCGAGATCAAGCCGACGTGGCAGGCGATCGATCCGGTCGACCACTGGCGGCTCGAACTCCCCCCGACGCGCGTCGCGTACGATCGGCGCGGCCGCGCGATCCCCGGCTTCGCGACGAAGTGGGACCAATGGGTCGCCGAAGCACGGCGCATCGCGCCGCACGAAGACGCCGAACGGTTCGCCTCGCGGATGCTCAGCGTCGACCCGAAGACGGTGCGCTGGGAACGCCGCCGGATCGACGTGAAGCGCGACGGCGAGAAATACGTCACGCTCTACTCCACCGAAGATCTCCCCGAGCGCGTGATCGAGGTGAGCTCGTCGCTCCCCGGCGCGCTCGGCAGCGCGTACCAGCGGGTCGACGAGATGCTCTCGGGCTACACCGCGATCCCGGTCAACGGGAACGGCGCCGCACGGCCTGCCCCCAACGGAACGGCGAACGGCACCAAGCCGAAACCGTCGGCGAACGGCGGCGGTCGCCGTCGCCGCGGACGCCGCGCCCGGGTTCCGCGCACGTCGCCGTGA